One Blattabacterium cuenoti DNA window includes the following coding sequences:
- a CDS encoding bifunctional riboflavin kinase/FAD synthetase, translated as MKIYSFIDEFSSFLPCVFTLGVFDGVHKGHQKIIKNLVFRAKKEKLFCSVLLTFYPHPKEILEPNKEIFYLNTLSERIYNLKKTGIQHLIIHPFTINFSKLSTKDFLQKIVSSRLKIKQFITGYDSHIGKNRDGSFHHLKNLSPIYGFKLYQVNPCKSNKKIISSTSIRKSLIKGNIEWANKALGYSYTLSGFVIQGNGIGRILNYPTANIRIDNKKLIPKQGVYAVKINYLHNTYQGMLNIGVCPTIRIRNNKKIKIEVHIFDFHKNIYGKEIDILILKIIREEKKFRTIQDLKTQINKDQIKIKKFFQKFNNHCEK; from the coding sequence TTGAAAATTTATTCATTCATTGATGAATTTTCTTCTTTTCTTCCATGTGTATTTACGCTTGGAGTTTTTGATGGAGTTCATAAAGGCCATCAAAAAATCATTAAAAATTTAGTTTTCAGAGCAAAAAAAGAAAAATTATTTTGTTCAGTTTTACTTACTTTTTATCCACATCCAAAAGAAATATTAGAACCCAATAAAGAAATTTTCTATTTAAATACTCTTTCTGAAAGAATATATAACCTAAAAAAAACAGGAATTCAACACTTAATTATTCATCCTTTTACTATCAATTTTTCAAAACTAAGTACGAAAGATTTTCTTCAAAAAATTGTCTCATCCAGATTAAAAATTAAACAATTCATTACAGGATATGATTCACATATTGGAAAAAATAGAGATGGATCTTTTCATCATTTAAAAAATCTATCTCCGATTTATGGATTCAAACTTTATCAAGTAAATCCTTGTAAATCCAACAAAAAAATCATAAGTTCCACAAGTATTAGAAAATCTCTTATAAAAGGAAATATAGAATGGGCCAATAAAGCTTTAGGGTACTCGTATACTTTATCTGGTTTTGTGATTCAAGGAAATGGAATAGGAAGAATTTTAAATTACCCTACCGCTAATATAAGAATTGATAACAAAAAATTAATTCCAAAACAAGGAGTCTATGCGGTAAAAATTAATTATCTACATAATACTTATCAAGGAATGTTGAATATAGGGGTATGTCCTACTATTAGGATTAGAAATAATAAAAAAATTAAAATAGAAGTTCATATTTTTGATTTTCATAAAAATATTTATGGAAAAGAAATAGATATTTTGATTCTTAAAATTATTCGTGAAGAAAAAAAATTTAGGACAATTCAAGATTTGAAAACGCAAATAAATAAAGATCAAATAAAAATAAAAAAATTTTTTCAAAAATTTAATAATCATTGTGAAAAATAA
- a CDS encoding PD-(D/E)XK nuclease family protein: protein MNDFHDLDLNLIKLDSFFSSIISTEKMKEWNPNILEKKNKNLLFWEDLSRYYYILQHCLIKKGKAYPGMLFRIAFSKLKNFLSKEKNTQIVFLLKRDSFIEYERKFMNKIIQLNQESESILIYFFSKKEILLKNYSDLFLKKEKKISIENNINRCIKTISVSKEIEQVYIVKQIVYKLIQNGKSPHQIVLLLGDNYLSTPLFHSLKKITGINLSIMNYPFKYFPIHSTFDSFFQFLLKKEKFKKFYKKDLIRIFSDTCIRKIFFKKKKLSLFIENLDTEDSDFIPEDMINKYLSNNDLEIILKIQTNNTKKCITGTIFFIKQLKTFFSLETEKHFLELEFLSRLEVYMKKLKILVRKKKCNFFGIKDVFNIYQQFIKTEKIQYKKHHPNGLPVTGFMDDNMLDFENFEITIITSVNEGNIPPYKDKKKYNTFIPFDIRRKFSIPISNKENEEAYFHHFINILKKSKNVYLIYKNQPDELNSGEKSRFIHQIEMNSDFSTKTEKKENIPFFISKKSPIVIKKTESMIKRLYELSNRGISPSSLHLYNCNPLLFYYKKIIGLKNIEPISFKQEVGKIIHKILKGLYFPIKGQFLTLSWISNIKKNYESITKKLFFENTSNSNFSLEGKKMLIFSIVKTYIKNFISWDEKLVDQGHQILIRELEFSISTRLDLIKKVNLYGIIDRIDEYDGVTRIIDYKIGKIMPKFNNKEIHIYQNKIADLFHNPIYGNIMQLLIYVYLWLKYSKFLGDKKTPPIIGIVSPKKKGGENSIVITPINFFHQEKMNFSYKNYVENFLPHLVNRISEILDPKIPILEKK, encoded by the coding sequence TTGAATGATTTTCATGATTTGGATCTTAATCTTATTAAACTAGACTCTTTTTTTTCCTCTATTATTTCTACAGAAAAAATGAAAGAATGGAATCCAAATATCTTGGAAAAAAAAAATAAAAACTTACTTTTTTGGGAAGACCTTTCTAGGTACTATTACATTCTTCAACATTGTCTTATAAAAAAAGGAAAAGCTTATCCTGGGATGCTTTTTAGAATAGCTTTTTCTAAGCTAAAGAATTTTCTATCTAAAGAAAAAAATACACAAATAGTATTTCTTTTGAAAAGAGATTCATTCATTGAATATGAAAGAAAATTCATGAATAAAATAATTCAGTTGAATCAGGAATCGGAATCTATTCTTATATATTTTTTTTCCAAAAAAGAGATTTTATTAAAAAATTATTCTGATTTATTTCTGAAGAAAGAAAAAAAAATTTCAATAGAAAATAATATTAATCGTTGTATCAAAACAATTAGTGTCTCTAAAGAAATAGAACAAGTATACATTGTCAAACAGATAGTATATAAACTTATTCAAAATGGAAAAAGCCCCCATCAAATAGTTCTCTTATTAGGAGATAATTATTTGTCTACTCCTTTGTTTCATTCTCTAAAAAAGATTACAGGAATTAATTTATCTATCATGAATTATCCATTCAAATACTTTCCGATTCATTCTACTTTTGATTCTTTTTTTCAATTTTTATTAAAAAAGGAAAAATTTAAAAAATTTTATAAAAAAGACCTAATAAGAATATTTTCTGATACATGTATCAGAAAAATTTTTTTCAAAAAAAAAAAATTATCATTGTTTATAGAAAATTTGGATACTGAAGATTCAGACTTCATACCTGAAGATATGATTAATAAATATTTATCTAATAACGATTTAGAAATTATTTTGAAAATACAAACTAATAATACTAAAAAATGTATTACTGGAACTATTTTTTTCATCAAACAATTAAAAACCTTTTTTTCTCTAGAAACAGAAAAACATTTTTTAGAATTAGAATTCCTTTCAAGACTAGAAGTTTATATGAAAAAACTCAAAATACTTGTCAGAAAAAAAAAATGTAATTTTTTTGGAATAAAAGATGTGTTTAATATATATCAACAATTTATAAAAACAGAAAAAATACAATATAAAAAACATCATCCAAATGGATTACCTGTTACAGGATTTATGGATGATAATATGTTGGATTTTGAAAATTTTGAAATAACAATCATAACATCCGTAAACGAAGGAAATATACCGCCATACAAAGATAAAAAAAAATACAACACTTTTATTCCTTTTGATATTCGTAGAAAATTCAGTATTCCTATTTCTAATAAAGAAAATGAAGAAGCCTATTTCCACCATTTCATAAATATTTTAAAAAAATCAAAAAATGTTTATTTGATTTACAAAAATCAACCAGATGAACTGAATTCTGGAGAAAAAAGTCGTTTTATTCATCAAATAGAAATGAATTCTGATTTTTCAACTAAAACTGAAAAAAAAGAAAATATTCCATTTTTTATTTCAAAAAAATCTCCTATTGTTATCAAAAAAACGGAATCTATGATAAAACGATTATATGAACTTTCTAATCGTGGAATCTCTCCTTCTTCTCTACACCTCTATAATTGTAATCCACTTCTATTTTACTATAAAAAAATTATTGGATTAAAAAATATAGAACCAATTTCTTTCAAACAGGAAGTAGGAAAAATAATTCATAAAATATTGAAAGGATTATATTTTCCTATAAAAGGTCAATTTTTAACTCTAAGTTGGATAAGTAATATAAAAAAAAATTATGAATCTATTACAAAAAAATTATTTTTTGAAAATACTTCAAATTCAAATTTTTCTCTGGAAGGAAAAAAAATGTTAATTTTTTCAATAGTAAAAACTTACATAAAGAATTTTATCTCATGGGATGAAAAACTTGTTGATCAAGGGCATCAAATTCTCATTAGAGAATTAGAATTTAGTATCTCAACAAGATTAGATCTTATAAAAAAAGTCAATCTCTATGGAATTATAGACCGTATAGACGAATATGATGGAGTCACACGTATCATTGATTATAAAATAGGAAAAATAATGCCTAAATTTAATAACAAAGAAATTCATATTTATCAAAATAAAATTGCAGATCTATTTCATAATCCAATCTATGGAAATATAATGCAGTTGCTGATTTACGTTTATTTATGGTTAAAATATTCTAAATTTTTAGGAGATAAAAAAACCCCACCAATTATTGGAATTGTTTCCCCTAAAAAAAAAGGGGGAGAAAATTCTATTGTTATAACTCCTATCAATTTTTTTCATCAAGAAAAAATGAATTTTTCTTATAAAAATTATGTAGAAAACTTTCTTCCACATTTAGTGAATAGAATTTCTGAAATTTTAGATCCAAAAATTCCTATTCTAGAAAAAAAATAG
- the leuB gene encoding 3-isopropylmalate dehydrogenase: protein MRKNVVVIEGDGVGPEVIKQAIKALNSIGKKFFHNFIYQKLLAGSKAIETLGNPMPKETIDSCLKSDAVLFGAIGNSKYEHYPIGMRPEDGLLKLRKKMELYCNIRPIITYPKINKLFLKKQQLDNINFLIFRELTGGIYFGKKGRSKNGKAAYDCCVYSRKEIQRIGKMAFQSALSRKKKITLVDKSNVLETSRLWREVIKEMASDYPDVLLEFLYIDNAAMQIIMNPKKFDIILTDNMFGDILSDEASVLTGSLGLLPSASIGKKKSLFEPVHGSYPQAEGKNIANPLGCILSASMMLEHFGMYKEKIFLEEAVKSSIKEKICTPDIISNSSVKTEDVGDYIEKYIKNH, encoded by the coding sequence ATGAGAAAGAATGTAGTTGTCATAGAAGGTGATGGAGTTGGTCCTGAAGTGATAAAACAAGCAATTAAAGCTTTAAATTCTATTGGAAAAAAATTTTTTCATAATTTTATTTATCAAAAACTTTTAGCAGGATCTAAAGCCATAGAGACATTGGGGAATCCAATGCCAAAAGAAACTATAGATAGTTGTTTAAAATCAGATGCCGTTTTATTCGGAGCTATAGGGAATTCCAAATACGAGCATTATCCAATAGGAATGAGACCAGAAGATGGGTTGTTAAAACTTAGAAAAAAAATGGAGTTATATTGTAATATACGTCCTATAATTACTTATCCAAAAATAAATAAACTATTTCTAAAAAAACAACAATTGGATAATATTAACTTTTTAATATTTAGAGAATTAACTGGAGGAATTTATTTTGGAAAAAAAGGAAGATCTAAAAATGGAAAAGCAGCTTATGATTGTTGTGTGTATTCTAGAAAAGAAATTCAAAGAATTGGAAAAATGGCTTTTCAGTCAGCACTTTCTCGTAAAAAAAAAATTACTTTAGTGGATAAATCTAATGTTTTAGAAACTTCTAGATTATGGCGTGAAGTTATTAAAGAGATGGCATCAGATTATCCTGATGTCTTGTTGGAATTTTTATATATAGATAATGCTGCTATGCAAATTATTATGAATCCTAAAAAATTTGATATTATTCTAACAGATAATATGTTTGGAGACATTCTTTCAGATGAAGCAAGTGTTCTTACTGGTTCTTTAGGATTGCTACCATCAGCTTCTATTGGAAAAAAAAAATCTTTATTTGAGCCAGTTCATGGATCCTATCCTCAGGCTGAAGGAAAAAATATAGCAAACCCATTAGGATGTATTCTATCTGCATCTATGATGTTAGAACATTTTGGAATGTATAAAGAAAAAATTTTTTTAGAAGAAGCAGTGAAAAGTTCTATAAAAGAAAAAATTTGTACCCCAGATATTATAAGTAATTCTTCAGTGAAAACTGAAGATGTTGGGGATTATATAGAAAAATATATTAAAAATCACTAA
- the leuD gene encoding 3-isopropylmalate dehydratase small subunit: MKKFTVLTSKVIPLSMVDIDTDQILPARFLKETKREECVKNIFRDWRYEKDGSLKKDFILNNSIFSGKILLSGRNFGCGSSREHAVWAIYDYGFKVVISSFFADIFKENALNNGLLTVEVSELFLKKLFDIIENKPHTNIQVNLIKQIVKIVETGEFEKFYIHPYKKNCFLNGYDDIDFLVSIKTDIVAFEKNRKSVFNIV, encoded by the coding sequence ATGAAAAAATTTACTGTTTTAACTAGCAAAGTCATTCCTTTATCCATGGTTGACATAGATACTGATCAAATTCTTCCCGCTCGTTTTTTAAAAGAAACAAAACGTGAAGAATGTGTTAAAAATATTTTTAGAGATTGGCGTTATGAAAAAGATGGATCTTTAAAGAAAGATTTCATTCTAAATAATTCTATTTTTTCTGGAAAAATCCTTTTATCAGGAAGAAATTTTGGATGTGGATCTAGTCGAGAACATGCAGTATGGGCTATTTATGATTATGGATTTAAAGTAGTTATATCTAGTTTTTTTGCTGATATTTTTAAAGAAAATGCATTAAACAATGGATTGTTAACTGTAGAAGTTTCCGAATTGTTCTTGAAAAAATTGTTTGATATAATTGAAAATAAACCACATACAAATATTCAAGTTAATTTAATAAAACAAATTGTAAAAATAGTAGAAACAGGAGAGTTTGAAAAATTTTATATCCATCCATACAAAAAGAATTGTTTTCTCAATGGATATGATGATATAGATTTTTTAGTTTCTATTAAAACAGATATAGTGGCTTTTGAAAAAAACAGAAAATCGGTTTTTAATATTGTTTAA
- the leuC gene encoding 3-isopropylmalate dehydratase large subunit, whose amino-acid sequence MSKSLFDKIWESHTVKTLENGVDVLYIDRHYIHEVTSPQAFLELKKRGFSVFRPKQIIATADHNVPTINQHLPILDPLSRKQINFLTKNCKEFGIKLYELGDKNHGIVHIIGPELGLTLPGMTIVCGDSHTSTHGAFGSIAFGIGTSQVSMVMASQCLLLSKPKQMKIQLEGNLKKGVTPKDIILYIISKLGVDVGIGHFVEYTGVTIKNMSMEGRMTICNMSIEMGAKGGLIAPDEVTFDYIKKCNRKFDNKKYMEYLETFETDKNTVFDKEYILNAEDIDPMITYGTTPGMCMKISERIPKSLSDDDKRSLNYMGFSPGESLIGKIIHYIFIGSCTNSRIEDLRLVSSIVKGKKKAAHVIRVMVVPGSQKVVRQAKEEGLDKILINAGFEFRQPGCSSCLGMNEDKIPGGEYCVSTSNRNFEGRQGPGVKTLLVSPLTASIIAIEGKIVDVKKYI is encoded by the coding sequence ATGTCTAAATCATTATTTGATAAAATTTGGGAATCACATACAGTAAAAACATTGGAAAATGGTGTAGATGTCCTTTATATTGATAGACATTATATTCATGAAGTTACGAGTCCCCAAGCTTTTTTAGAATTGAAAAAAAGAGGTTTTTCTGTTTTTAGACCAAAACAAATCATAGCTACTGCGGATCATAATGTTCCTACAATAAATCAACATTTACCTATTTTAGACCCTTTATCTAGGAAACAAATAAATTTTTTAACAAAAAATTGTAAAGAATTTGGAATCAAATTATATGAACTTGGAGATAAGAATCATGGTATTGTTCATATTATTGGACCAGAACTAGGGTTAACTTTGCCCGGGATGACTATCGTTTGTGGAGATAGTCATACATCTACTCATGGTGCTTTTGGAAGTATTGCTTTTGGAATTGGAACTAGTCAAGTTTCTATGGTAATGGCAAGTCAATGTTTATTACTCTCTAAACCTAAACAAATGAAAATTCAATTAGAGGGAAATTTGAAAAAGGGTGTGACCCCGAAAGATATTATTTTGTATATAATTTCAAAACTAGGAGTAGATGTAGGAATAGGACATTTTGTAGAGTATACTGGAGTTACTATTAAAAATATGAGTATGGAAGGAAGAATGACTATTTGTAATATGAGCATTGAAATGGGGGCAAAAGGAGGATTAATAGCTCCGGATGAAGTTACTTTTGATTACATAAAAAAATGTAATAGGAAGTTTGATAATAAAAAATATATGGAATATTTGGAAACTTTTGAAACAGATAAAAATACAGTTTTTGATAAAGAATATATTCTGAATGCAGAAGATATAGATCCAATGATTACTTATGGAACTACACCAGGAATGTGTATGAAAATTTCTGAACGTATTCCAAAATCACTTTCTGATGATGATAAAAGATCTTTAAATTATATGGGATTTTCTCCGGGAGAATCTTTAATAGGAAAAATTATTCATTATATTTTTATAGGAAGTTGCACGAATTCTAGAATAGAAGATTTAAGATTAGTGTCTTCCATAGTGAAAGGAAAAAAAAAAGCTGCTCATGTGATCAGAGTAATGGTGGTTCCCGGATCACAAAAAGTCGTTCGACAGGCAAAAGAAGAAGGGTTAGACAAAATTTTAATAAATGCTGGATTTGAATTCCGTCAACCTGGATGTTCTTCGTGTTTAGGGATGAATGAAGATAAAATACCTGGAGGAGAATATTGTGTTTCTACATCCAATAGAAATTTTGAAGGAAGACAGGGCCCTGGAGTTAAAACTTTACTTGTAAGTCCTTTGACTGCTTCTATTATTGCTATAGAAGGAAAAATTGTAGATGTAAAAAAATATATATGA
- a CDS encoding 2-isopropylmalate synthase — protein sequence MEKKRIHIFDTTLRDGEQVPGCKLNTQEKVKIAKQLECLKVDVIEAGFPVSSPGDYQSVQEICKSISDPIICALSRAVEKDIEIAGSALKNAKRSRIHTGIGTSDCHIRYKFNSTPEKIIERAIQAVKYAKKFVEDVEFYAEDAGRTRNDFLARVCESVIKHGVTVINIPDTIGYCLPEEYGKKIRYLKENVKGIHKIILSTHCHNDLGLATANSLSGIINGAKQVECTINGIGERAGNTSLEEIVMIIKQNSHLNLFTNVKTKMISSTSHLVSECTGMKVQANKAIVGINAFSHSSGIHQDGIIKKRETYESINPEDVGIDKFSIVLTARSGRSALAYRYKKLGYFFNKNSLDLVYSIFLRYADKKKEISDKELKIILEESNLMNDNKKKKLITID from the coding sequence ATGGAAAAGAAAAGAATTCATATTTTTGACACAACGTTGCGTGATGGAGAACAAGTTCCAGGATGTAAACTAAATACTCAAGAAAAAGTAAAAATAGCTAAACAACTAGAATGTTTGAAAGTAGATGTTATTGAAGCCGGATTTCCAGTTTCCAGTCCCGGTGATTACCAGTCAGTTCAAGAGATTTGTAAATCTATTTCAGATCCTATTATTTGTGCATTATCTAGAGCTGTTGAAAAAGATATAGAAATAGCAGGAAGTGCTTTAAAAAATGCAAAAAGATCCAGAATTCACACTGGAATTGGGACTTCTGATTGTCATATTCGTTACAAATTTAATAGTACTCCAGAAAAAATTATAGAGAGAGCTATACAAGCTGTGAAATATGCCAAAAAATTTGTGGAGGATGTAGAATTTTATGCAGAGGATGCAGGGCGTACTAGGAACGATTTTTTAGCAAGAGTTTGTGAATCAGTAATTAAACATGGAGTTACAGTTATTAATATTCCTGACACTATAGGATATTGCTTACCAGAAGAATATGGTAAAAAAATTAGATATCTCAAAGAAAATGTTAAAGGAATTCATAAAATTATATTATCTACTCATTGTCATAATGATTTGGGATTAGCTACTGCTAATTCTTTATCCGGAATAATTAATGGAGCAAAACAGGTAGAATGTACTATTAATGGAATTGGGGAGAGAGCGGGAAACACTTCATTAGAGGAAATTGTTATGATAATCAAACAAAATTCTCATTTGAATTTATTTACAAATGTCAAAACAAAGATGATTTCTTCAACGAGTCATTTAGTCTCCGAATGTACGGGAATGAAAGTACAAGCTAATAAAGCAATTGTAGGAATTAATGCTTTTTCTCATTCATCAGGTATTCATCAAGATGGGATAATAAAAAAAAGGGAAACTTATGAGAGTATTAATCCAGAAGATGTGGGAATTGATAAATTTTCAATCGTTTTAACAGCTAGGAGTGGAAGATCTGCTTTGGCTTATCGTTATAAAAAATTGGGATATTTTTTTAATAAAAATTCTTTAGATTTAGTTTATTCTATTTTTTTAAGATATGCTGATAAGAAAAAAGAAATTTCTGATAAAGAATTAAAAATTATTTTGGAAGAATCCAATCTTATGAATGATAATAAGAAGAAGAAATTGATTACAATAGATTAG
- the tyrS gene encoding tyrosine--tRNA ligase, translated as MQNIIYELTWRGLIQNKVPGLEEQLKKRTTIYIGFDPTSDSLHLGSLLPIVILIHFQKMGHKSLVLIGGATGLIGDPSDKYQNRIFLSKKTLQKNIESIKEQISNLLDYHSEKTELLNNFIWIKNIPFLKFIRDIGKYFTLKYMISKDSVKKRFYNKKKNGISFTEFSYSLIQGYDFLYLNKEKNCFLQIGGSDQWGNITTGIELIRKKTGKKAYGMTFPLITKPNGKKFGKSEKGENIWLDKNRTSPYKFYQFWMNVSDIEIEKFIKFYTFFSKEKIYSLILEHRNNPEKRLLQKKLAYEMTKWVHGNETYEEVRNISNILFNTNIQLQSLDEKTLFSIYKNIPHIIFPKKEFEKGIYLLDFLKRSSFFSSKNESNRALNANSICINKISIKKNILLNQENVIYKKYILLQFGKKEFFMVKINN; from the coding sequence ATGCAAAACATTATTTATGAACTCACCTGGAGAGGTTTAATACAAAATAAAGTTCCTGGTTTAGAAGAACAACTAAAAAAACGTACAACTATATATATTGGTTTTGATCCAACATCTGATTCTTTACATTTGGGAAGTTTACTTCCTATTGTTATATTAATTCATTTTCAAAAAATGGGGCATAAATCCTTGGTATTAATTGGAGGAGCTACGGGGCTTATAGGAGATCCATCTGATAAATATCAGAATAGGATTTTTTTAAGCAAAAAAACTTTGCAAAAAAATATAGAATCTATAAAGGAACAAATTTCTAATTTGTTAGATTATCATTCAGAAAAAACAGAATTATTAAATAATTTCATTTGGATAAAAAATATTCCTTTTTTAAAATTTATTCGTGATATAGGAAAATACTTTACTCTAAAGTACATGATATCTAAAGATTCTGTAAAAAAACGTTTTTACAATAAGAAAAAAAACGGAATATCTTTTACTGAATTTTCTTATTCTCTTATACAAGGATATGATTTTCTATACTTGAATAAAGAAAAAAATTGCTTTCTCCAAATTGGAGGATCAGACCAATGGGGGAATATTACAACGGGAATAGAGCTTATTAGAAAAAAAACTGGAAAAAAAGCATATGGAATGACTTTTCCTTTAATAACAAAACCTAATGGAAAAAAATTTGGTAAAAGTGAAAAAGGAGAAAATATCTGGTTAGATAAAAATCGAACTTCTCCATATAAATTTTACCAATTTTGGATGAATGTTTCTGATATTGAAATTGAAAAATTTATCAAGTTTTATACTTTCTTTTCTAAAGAAAAAATTTATTCATTAATTTTAGAACATAGAAATAATCCAGAAAAGAGATTATTACAAAAAAAATTAGCGTATGAAATGACAAAATGGGTTCACGGAAATGAAACTTATGAAGAAGTTAGAAATATTTCTAATATTTTATTTAATACAAATATTCAATTACAATCTTTAGATGAAAAAACTTTATTTTCTATATATAAAAATATTCCCCACATTATTTTTCCCAAAAAAGAGTTTGAAAAAGGGATTTATTTATTAGATTTTTTGAAGAGGAGTAGTTTTTTCTCATCTAAAAATGAATCTAATCGTGCTTTAAATGCAAATTCAATTTGTATAAATAAAATATCTATCAAAAAAAATATCTTGCTCAATCAAGAAAATGTAATATATAAAAAATATATCTTACTTCAATTTGGAAAAAAAGAATTTTTTATGGTAAAAATTAATAATTAA
- the era gene encoding GTPase Era: protein MIHKSGFVNIIGFPNVGKSTLINSLVGEKISIITNRPQTTRHRILGIIEKSNYQIIFSDTPGIILQITSLSLMQKMMMQYVEKSLEDADIVLFMTDIGISTVQLNLFQKCFSVTLNSIQKKNIPVIILINKIDRIGVKYTSDKLFSDTIDFWHKFLPYSEILPISALKKMNQDLLMNKILELLSEHPPYYPKGILSDRTERFFVNEIIREKIFFLYKKEIPYSVEIITEIFKEDEICINIFSSIYVERDSQKGILIGKKGKTIKRLEFFSVREIESFFNKKKVFLKLNVKVCKNWKSNYKKLKNFGY, encoded by the coding sequence ATTATTCATAAATCCGGTTTTGTTAATATTATAGGATTTCCGAATGTAGGAAAGTCTACATTAATAAACTCTCTTGTAGGAGAAAAGATTTCTATTATTACGAATAGACCACAAACAACTCGTCATAGAATATTAGGAATCATAGAAAAATCTAATTATCAGATTATTTTTTCTGATACACCAGGAATTATTTTACAAATAACTTCTCTTTCTCTTATGCAAAAGATGATGATGCAATATGTTGAAAAATCTTTAGAAGACGCTGATATAGTTTTATTTATGACAGATATAGGAATAAGTACAGTTCAATTGAATCTATTTCAAAAATGTTTTTCTGTTACATTGAATTCAATTCAAAAAAAGAATATTCCTGTTATTATTTTAATCAATAAAATAGATAGAATCGGAGTAAAATATACTAGTGACAAATTATTTTCTGATACAATAGATTTTTGGCATAAATTTCTTCCCTATTCTGAAATATTACCTATTTCTGCGTTAAAAAAGATGAATCAGGATTTACTGATGAATAAAATTTTAGAATTGTTATCTGAACATCCTCCTTATTATCCTAAAGGAATTTTAAGTGATAGAACAGAACGATTTTTTGTTAATGAAATTATTAGAGAAAAGATATTTTTTTTATATAAAAAAGAAATTCCTTATTCCGTTGAAATTATTACAGAAATATTTAAAGAAGATGAGATTTGTATCAATATATTTTCTTCTATATATGTAGAACGAGATTCTCAAAAAGGAATTCTAATTGGAAAAAAAGGAAAAACCATAAAAAGATTAGAATTTTTTTCCGTAAGGGAAATAGAATCTTTTTTCAACAAGAAAAAAGTATTTTTAAAACTAAATGTAAAAGTATGTAAAAATTGGAAATCCAATTACAAAAAATTGAAAAATTTTGGATATTAA